The following DNA comes from Miscanthus floridulus cultivar M001 unplaced genomic scaffold, ASM1932011v1 os_1781_1_2, whole genome shotgun sequence.
AATCGAAGGTGTTTAGACCGGTTTCTAAGGGGAAAAtgatgtagctgttcaatgttccaagtgttgttgagaacattgccgttgttgtcctccagtcggtaggtgcccggtcggattactttgGTTACCGTATAAGGGTCCTCCctagggtggagagagcttgtgttttttcctttgttgattgggtccttcatagcacgagatcaccgacttcgagaatccttcctctgatcttcctttcgtggtacctgcggagggtcTATTGATAGCgaagcggagcggatgacggttgtctcatgggcctcttcgagcaggtcgactacgtCTTGTTGAGCTAGCCGCGGCTCGGTTCGCGGTCGAAAGCTTTTACTCTCGgtgcgccatggtcgaggtcggagggcaacacagcttctgctccgtaggctaggaagaaaggtgtgaatcccgtggatcggtttggggtcgttcttaggctccagaggatcgctgggacctctgcaacccatcaccccgcgtgtttgttgagtcggtcgaagatgcgtgttttgagtccttggaggaccatgctgtTGGCGCgtttgacctgaccgttagttcgtggatgtccgaccgaagccCAATCGATTCTGATGCCATACCCATTGCTGAAGTCTTGGAACTTCTTCCCAGTAAAGTTAGTCCTGTGGTCAGTgataatacagttaggaacgccgaatcggtagatgatgtcaaggaagaatttgaccgcctcttctgagtggagattggtgatgggcttggcctctatccatttggtaaacttgttgactactacgagtaggtgagtaaaACTGCCTGgacctttcttgagaggtcctaccatgtcgaggccctagaccacgaatggccaggtgattgggatggtttggagctcttgtgttGGCAAATGGGTTtaccgagcatagaactggcatccttcgcacctacgaacgacctcctctacatctcatagtgtggtgggctagaaaaaaccttggcaaaaggtttttccgaccagggaccttggggccgcatgatgccCGCAGATCCCataatggacctcgaggaggatctgTTTTCCCCGGCTGGcgaggatgcacttcatgagtactcctgacggactccgtttgtagagttcattaccgagcacgacgaaggtcttggcgcatcgaggaATTCATCAGGCTTTGGttcttttaggtgggagaacctcctcgaggaggtaggcaagtagtGGTGCTCGGcaatcggtttgatcgagtgccaatatagCGACGTCCGCGGGTGACGTCATTATAGAGGTACTAGGGTCAAAGCCCCCGAGCGCCGGCTAGCTGTCGGGGTGTGTCTGGGTCGAACCTTAGAGGATGCGGGCGAACAGCTCATGGGCGTCATTGATGAAGACTCCGCTCGGGGACAGATCTCGCCTAGCGGCtagttttgcgaggaaatcggcagcggcgttgtcccttcgagggacgtgatgtagTTCGATTCCCTGGAATTTGTTCTCGATCttacgcacctcttggcagtatgctgtcatgaggggacttttgcaggaggattccttcatgacctgatcaatgactagttcAAGTCATCGTGGACATAGAGTCATGTAGCGCCGAGCTTGATGGCGATGTGTagtccattgataagggcctcgtattctgtgGCGTTGTTTGAagctgaaaagtggaggcggatggcgtagcggagcctactcctatctggggagatcagaaccactctagccccgagccaggcgccattacggacccgtcgaagtacattgtctagtactcgtgggagaCATCCTAGGcaggtagctggacctccgtccattcggcgacaaagtccatgagagcctgagacttaatcatGGTAcgggggtatacctgatgtcatggcccatgagttcaagggcccacttagagattcgtcTCGCGGTGTCACGATTGTgaatgatgtctccgagtgggtatgaagtgacgactgtgacttcgtggtcggtgagtagtgtaggagcttcctggcgGCCATTAACACGGCGtacaggagtttctgcacctgggggtaccggacATTAGGGTTGGTAAGCACTTCTCCGACAAAGTATACGGGTCACTGcactttgagctggtgtcccggttcctccctctctatgaccagggcggcgctcaccacatggttacttgccgcgacgtagatgaggaggggttctccctgcttgggagcaacgaggattggggccatCGTTAGGaatgttttgaggctttcgagagcctgctaggcttcctcagtccagacgaaggcgtccatcttttttaggagcttgtagAGCAGCATCCCCCGTTCACCGAGCCAGGAGAcgaagcggcttaaggcagccagGCAACCGGTGAGTCTCTgcatgcccttgatgttgcgtatggggcccatgttagagatggtcatgatctttttggggttggcttcgatgccgcgctcggatacAATGTATCCCAGtagtttcccctttggaaccccgaaaacacacttttcgggattcagcttgatgttgaaccttcggatgTTCGTGAACgtcgtggccaagtttgcgatcaggtcgcaagcttgagccattttgaccactatgtcatcaacatagacggcgatcgttGGTCTTTGGCCGCTCGGCCTCATCGGGCTGgttgagcgggtcgatttggtcagcgaagcattgctgcatgcacctttggtaggtggcgccagcgttctttaggccgaaaggcatggttacgtagtagtatgaaccatatggggtgatgaacgaggttgtgagctgatcagactctttcatcacgaatctggtgatagcctgagtaggcatccagaaaggagaggatttcgcgaCCCGATGTGGAGTCAATTATCTAGGTCTATGCATGGTAATGGGAaatgatcctttgggcacgctttgttgagtccagtataatcgacgcacattctccacttcctagTCTTTTTTCTGACCAggacaggattggcaagccagtcggaatggaagacctccctgatgaacccggttgctaggagtttggcgatttcctcgcctatggccctacgcctttcgttgtcgaagcgacgcaggcattgTTTGGTGGGTTTAGAGCCCAGGGtaaggcatagtgcatgctcggtgacctctcgGGGTATCCCTAGTATGTCAgacggctgccatgcgaagacattgcGGTTGTCgtgcaggaagtcgacgagcttgctttcctatttggctggAAGCTGGGTCCCAACCCAAactatcttggttgggttggtggaaTCGAcacccaccaccttggtttcctcgagcgggtggaaggccgtcgaggaggttggtttgttgcagtctaggactgcatGGGGTTGACAACTCCCCGAGCTgcaggagctcggacgagttgacgaccgtGGTGGTGAGCTCATAGTGCTCACGATCACACTCAAAGGCGTGTGAAAAGGTGCTACTCATTGTGATGATACCatttggtcctagcatcttcagcttgaggtaggtgtagttggggatcgccatgaatcttgcagtagcatggccgccccaaaatggcgtggtaggaccctagaaagtctaccacttcaaaggtgaggacctcgagcggaagttggctcggctgccgaacatgacgggtagatcgatctgtccgagcgggtatgcctgtgctcctgggattaccccatggaagggggagcccgccaGGGCGGAGCTCtaatcgggggatgcgcatggcatcgagggtgtcgacgtataggatgttgagaccgctgcccccgtccattagcaccttggtgaggcgcttcttgcggacaatggggtcaacgacgagcgggtagcgtcctggtctcgtgacgtaggagggatggtccctctgatcaaaggtgattggggattccgaccagctaagaaaagaggggacggccgtttcagcggcgcatgcctccctatagcgtaccttgtgctggcgtttggactagatggcgtcggatccgccaaagatcatgatgcactccttggGTTTAGGGAAACCATCCCCGTCCTTGCCTACTGCGCCGCCCCTCCTGACTACTGGCTCCTTGCCATCCCCCTCCTTTGGTGCGCTGGCCTAtcggaggaaatgtttgaggagctcgcactccttgtagaggtgtttgatgggataggcgtgattggggcatggaccatccatgagtttgttgaagtggtcaggcagtccctagtTGGGGCTGCCTGGGTGCAGCGATCAGCTGCGGCGATCAACGCGGTGTCATCCGTCCGGTGCCGATCCTTCctattctttttgcccctctgagtggaggggccttcgtctggaTCCGCGCacttgggcttgcctttgtcccagcctccacttgaagactgctccgactgcctcctcgccagaggcatggttggtggcgatgtcgagtagatcgcgggtggtgcggggttttaggcagccagcttgtggatcagggactcgtagtttgtcccggagaggaaaggcactgatgacgtctgcgtcgacgacatcagggagggagttacaaCGTTGGGAAAACCTGCTGGATGTAATCCCTGCAGGgattcgctgggctcctgctggcagctcttgaggtcccaggagtttcctgggtggacgtacgtcccctagaaattcccgacaaagaccctcttgaggtctgtccAGTTGCGGATACTAtcgtgtggaaggaattcgagccatgcccgaacatgctcccctacacaaatgggaagatattggatgatgaaaaagtcatcatccactcctccagctcgacaggcgagccagaagtcttcaagccaaatgcctgggtttgtctccccggtgtatttgCATGATGTTGGTGGGAGGCCGAAACGTTGCGGAAATGGCGCTCTCCGGATGCGCCGGCTAAAGGCCCGTGGCcccgggccctcagggctagggctcCGGTCATCTGGCCGGCGATCAGCCTGGGGCGCGTTTCTCCGCTTCCCTCTGATGATTCGGCCAAGGTCCGTGTTGCCTGCTGCCGTATGGCGGACGTTGTTACTGTGTCGGGCTCGACGACGGTCGCTATCAATGCTACGAGCATCCTggtgcggtcggtgtggagcaggcgcctggTTGGACCATGGTGCGGCTGCCACTCCCTGAGCTGAGCCTGCTAGCTGCGGCGGTGAGCGAATGGATTGATCCGGCTGGCGCGTCCCCgtccccctggtggggagagagggcgagggtcggagtcacgatgcggagctttccgcctgttggacgGCGGTGACCTCTACTAGAACCCgaaggttccggtagactgcccgctcctgagggtcgacgggctcgggaacaccaCGGAGAAGCATCGctgcagcagcgatattctggccGGGCCTAGgcgaattgtgggacatcgttcCCTTCGCTCACGATGTCGTGCTGAACCTGACGAGCGCAACCCCGGGCACCACCCGCCAGGCCAGGCgcgtggggcgcaacgtgctgcaccgacggcgcggtgcagacggtggcTGATTCTGCCATCGTTGTCGTAACTCCTCAGCAGTAGTGCTTGCACAGACGCGAGGGCTCCCGCacgtgggtctagaggggtgtgagtctgcacagactccacaaccaccggcgGTTGTCAtggagcgtccaccatagcgcactcccgggacggacAGTGGCGgggtgccatgtcaccgatgcttgaaccgtcgctctcgccatCATCATCCGGAAGTTTGTGAGGAATGGCAGGAACGAAGCCCACTACTCCCATGAACTTGGACATGAGGGGGACGGTGCCAGCATGCTTCGAAGCCCCCGAGCGTAGGCGTCCATGGAGGAcgcaaggccgtaggggaaccgatcatatGGCGTTTGTGGCGTGGGCGGTACATTTCCCTCCGGGTGACTGGTGAGAGATAGAAAATAAAGAGTGAGTAgcacgcatattacttacagtggggtttgagcagagagtttgctctgAATGAAGCGTAGATGTCGCGCTGTCGAAgtcgcgcgtcccggagtcgatggaggacgttcctccgatgggtgccgggtcgcgagcctcctcatggaggtggagtacgccgagcctgGTCGGACGACTGAAGTCCAGGCTCCCAAAGCGGAAGGCCCggaatggctcgaagacgggtggaacccgcatcccggcgggcGAGACTGCGgggaactccagtgagccaaaacgAATCGTATCGTcggagcccgccacggcgggagtggcggaaaaatgggccatctgatgaccaaaagagtgttgaaTGTAACATCGTCCTCCCCACGACGGCGCCAACtagtcggtgcagaaagtgaccaactagtaaatatttgtagttttgctgtacgttgtgatcggaggtggcctagcactcaatgacacaggatttatactggttcaggcaacagtgccctacgtccagtcggggtcggtcggtgactttattcctgagcccaggtgctcaaagtctgtagtgggggtacaaacgataaggaggaagaagggggtgtacaagaagttggtcggctccgaccggaaggggcGCGGTCGGAACTTGGCGGTCCTATGGTTGGGagcgttgatgtcgatctagtgagtctgggctTGAAGAAATTGATCTCCCCTTTGGGGGAGGGAGCgtattcccttttatagatgaaggggatggctcttacaggtgagagggagagagtacaaatatttctaagtcttgctgcctacggtgatgaaaactggataatggttgatgccccccaatactgtcgatgtcgctgtaggatgtcagatgtgcatggggggtcgagatatcttcttcaggaaggatgaacgccaatacctgcaaatacttctggatgcctggtggcatgtgaggagccgtgctatgttcactcggtatggcagatcctggagcccataccgcgatcgatgtccagagacacgcggggggcttaccatatgagaGTTTAtagcggcccctataatactTTGTGTCGGGTGGCTACAGAGCACTGCTTCGTgcaggtatggtccctggtaatacagtggtgttgacttgtgagccatgccttagCCTTTCTCCGACACGCATTCTCGTTTCTTCCAGCAGGGCGTTCCCCGGTCGGAATGTCCCCCGTCGGTTTCTGACGCGCCAGTCGTAAGAATAGTGATGGTGGTTGTTTTTCTATGAATCCCCGGTCAGAGACACAGGGGTCGGAAGTCGGAGGCCGGTCCTAGATCAGGCTTTCCGAGGTGGAGCACGCGTTGTGGATGGCAGCATGGGGCctaacgctagcgctccgataaggagaggccgttcggagctggcctgagcctgagctagtgctcggTCGGAGAGATGGGCGGATAGCGCGGCCTGGGCCTGAAGACGATGATACGGTTCTGTTGCGGTTTTAGACTTTGGGCCGGTGTttagaagaaagataaggacgtTTTCTTGGGCCGCAGCTCTGGCGCTGGAATAGCCGGGTCCCCGAGGGacatgggtttatgaacccgacacacgccaaaccctcaatagggtgccgcacaaccaacacaagatgaggatcacacaagccatgagcaatccactatagtaccttttggctcttcgccggggaaaggttaagaacccctcacaatcaccacgatcagagtcgGGACAATCACCATACATAAAGCGACCGGCACCGCACCAAGACGTAAGTTTGTGTAACTGCAGCGCACCACATCTGACCAGCAGGCGCATCAGCATGGCATCCACGGGGACGGCGGCGGCGTTGCCGGAGGTGGCCCTGCGCTCGGGCGACGCGAGGCCGATGCCGATGGTCGGCATGGGCACGGCTCAGTTGCCCCTGGTGCACGAGGCCACCAAGAACGCCGTGCTGGCGGCCATCGAGGTGGGGTTCCGCCACTTCGACACGGCCTTCATGTACGGCACCGAGAAGCCGCTCGGCGAGGCCGCGGCCGAGGCGCTCCGGCGCGGGCTCCTGCAGTCCCGGGAGGAGCTGTTCGTGACGTCCAAGCTGTGGTGCTCGCAGAACCACCCTGACCTCGTGCTGCCGTCCCTCCGGGATACTCTCAAGTAAGTCCCTATTGCTGGCAAATACTGCTATGTATGTAGCCGGCCGTTCCAATGGTAAATGATTTTTCCTCAAATAAAAAATGATTTCTGCTGTCGCGTGCCGTGGGAGCAGGAACCTGCAGATGGAGTACGTGGACCTGTACCTGATCCACTGGCCGGTGTGCGTCAACGGGCCGCCCAGGTTCCCGAACAAGAAGGAGGACGCCGTGCCGCTGGACTTCGAGGGCGTGTGGCGCGCCATGGAGGAGTGCCAGCGGCTGGGCCTCGCCAAGGCGATCGGCGTGAGCAACTTCACCACCAAGCACCTCGGCAGGGTCCTGGCCGTCGCCACGATCCCGCCGGCGGTGAACCAGGTGGAGCTGAACCCGGCGTGGCAGCAGCGGACGCTGAGGGCGTACTGCGCCGACAGGGGCATCCACGTCGCGGCGTACTCGCCGCTGGGAGGGCAGAACTGGGACGGGCAGGGCAACGCCGTGCTGGACTCCGTGGTGCTCGCCGAGATAGCCAAGGCCAGAGGGAAAACCGTCGCGCAGGTACGCTGTCCCGGCTGGGTTTTTACTTCCTTTTCCAGTTTCCACCCACCGTGTCTGGAGTCTAGCGCGCTTCGACCGGCGTTTTCTGACGTGCGGTAGTGTCGTGGACGTTGGCCCGGTCAATGAGGTTTGGTTGATCACGTATTCGTCGTCGTCTTTGCCACTCGTCACTGCCTGACGTCTACTCTCTGCTCTCCCCAACTATATTCAATGTCGTCTTGTCTTCTCTTATTAGGTGGCATTGCGATGGACACATGAGCAGGGCGTGACGTGCATCGTCAAGAGCTACAACAAGGAGAGGCTGAAGCAGAACCTTGAGATATTCGACTGGGAGCTGACTGAGGAGGACCGGCTCAAGATCAGCCGGATCCCGCAGAGGAGGGTAGTCCAGGCTACTACTAGTGCCTTGTTGTTCTCGGAAGAGGGTGAGTTCACGTCTGTTGATCCTGCAGAACTGAATATTGTAGAGGAATAGGAACTGAAAAATGGCCCGACTTGGTGTTGCTGCATAGAGGACTGTTTTGTACCCGTACATGAATAAGGCAGCGTTCACCCTCAGTGTTTCTGTGTGTTGATGATGTTTCCCATCCCTGTTTAGTTCAATAAAGATTGGAACTAATCATAACATTCAGATGTCGCATACTCGAATCCAATCGAGGTTATCATAATTTCGCATAGCACAAAAGATCGGTGGCCATCATTGCTACTGATGCCATTCTTGTCTTCCTCAGTTGTCACGTGCTGTATCATTTCTGAAACAAACACGTCACAGTGGATGGCAGCTCTTCAACTGACCTCCTTTGGCAGGGGATGCGCAGCTTTCAGGGGTGTTCGGGGATGCACGCGCAAGCTCGCAGCATCCATCTAGGCAGCTAGCAGCTGCCATGCAGCGGCAGCTCGAACCCTCTGCTTAAATCAGAAGCACTATTTTAGCCGAGGCCCAAAACCAGCCCAGCCAATTTGGGCTAGTTATACCGATCTAGGCTTGATATGGGTTTTTTTTCTCAAGCAAAAAATGTAAGTTGACTTAGCGCTATAATTAACTTGCTAAACCAATAAATTTAGCGAGTTAACAACATAAGTAGCAACCTTAATTTATTTCTCTTTCGAATGGTTTTCTATATTAGCTTCCCAAACAACTTTGCATTggcaagcccaaactatttctaatCAAACAAACATCTTTTAATAGTTTCTTTTTCcctttattttcttaatttacTCATATGTTCAATATATTCCGATGAGCCAAGAAAAAAAACAGCGGATGGAAAGCGAATACAAAGTTCCTTTTGGCTGCGGAAACTTATGAGTGGAGAGGACAtttgataattttttattttaaattaaGGAGCTCTTAGCTGAAGAAGATatttgacaatttttttattttaaggAGCTCTTTTACCAAACCATTGGAGAGAACTTTTT
Coding sequences within:
- the LOC136534312 gene encoding deoxymugineic acid synthase 1-D-like — translated: MASTGTAAALPEVALRSGDARPMPMVGMGTAQLPLVHEATKNAVLAAIEVGFRHFDTAFMYGTEKPLGEAAAEALRRGLLQSREELFVTSKLWCSQNHPDLVLPSLRDTLKNLQMEYVDLYLIHWPVCVNGPPRFPNKKEDAVPLDFEGVWRAMEECQRLGLAKAIGVSNFTTKHLGRVLAVATIPPAVNQVELNPAWQQRTLRAYCADRGIHVAAYSPLGGQNWDGQGNAVLDSVVLAEIAKARGKTVAQVALRWTHEQGVTCIVKSYNKERLKQNLEIFDWELTEEDRLKISRIPQRRVVQATTSALLFSEEGEFTSVDPAELNIVEE